From the Streptomyces pluripotens genome, one window contains:
- a CDS encoding transketolase produces the protein MNSARRPMNTTELAALGQQLRVDSVRASAAAGSGHPTSAMSAADLMAVLLANHLRYDFERPGHPANDRFVLSKGHASPLLYAAYKAAGAIEDGELLTFRRLGSRLEGHPTPRRVPWVETATGSLGQGLPIAAGIALAAKRLDRTGYRVWVLCGDSELAEGSVWEAAEHAGYENLDNLIAIVDVNRLGQRGPTRHGHDLDAYARRFQAFGWHAIETDGHDVDAIDRAYAQALATTGQPAVILARTLKGKGVASVEDREGLHGKPLPEAEAAIAELGGPRTTHVRVSEPPAAAAPRPVTTEALQLPAFDVGEEVATRDAFGKALAALGGARGDVVALDGEVGDSTRTEEFAKAHPNRFFECYIAEQQLVASAAGMAVRGWVPYASTFAAFLTRAHDFIRMASISGLGINLVGSHAGVAIGQDGPSQMGLEDLAMFRAVHGSTVFYPCDANQTAKLVAAMASLDGIRYLRTTRGRTPVVYGPGEEFGAGGSRTLRSSEDDRLTVVAAGVTVHEALAAADRLAEDGIRVRVIDLYSVKPVDADTLRGAAEETGCLLTVEDHHAEGGLGDAVAEVFADGRPGPRTVRLAVRTMPGSAAPDEQLHAAGIDAAGISAAVRLLVEETVAR, from the coding sequence ATGAACAGCGCCCGGAGGCCGATGAACACCACCGAACTCGCTGCATTGGGGCAGCAGTTGCGCGTGGACAGCGTACGGGCGTCCGCCGCCGCGGGGTCCGGGCACCCCACGTCCGCGATGTCCGCGGCCGATCTGATGGCCGTCCTGCTGGCGAACCATCTACGCTACGACTTCGAGCGCCCCGGACACCCCGCCAACGACCGCTTCGTGCTGTCCAAGGGACACGCCTCGCCGCTGCTCTACGCCGCCTACAAGGCGGCCGGTGCCATCGAAGACGGCGAGCTGCTCACTTTCCGCAGGCTGGGCAGCCGACTCGAAGGACACCCGACGCCCCGGCGCGTGCCCTGGGTGGAGACGGCCACCGGCTCACTCGGCCAGGGCCTGCCCATCGCGGCCGGTATCGCGCTCGCCGCGAAGCGCCTGGACCGCACCGGCTACCGTGTGTGGGTGCTGTGTGGCGACAGCGAGCTGGCGGAGGGCTCCGTCTGGGAAGCCGCCGAACATGCCGGGTACGAGAACCTCGACAACCTGATCGCGATCGTAGACGTCAACCGGCTCGGGCAGCGCGGCCCCACCCGGCACGGACACGACCTGGACGCCTACGCACGTCGTTTCCAGGCCTTCGGCTGGCACGCCATCGAGACCGACGGCCACGACGTCGACGCGATCGACCGGGCCTACGCACAGGCCCTGGCCACCACTGGGCAGCCCGCCGTGATCCTGGCCCGCACGCTCAAGGGCAAGGGTGTGGCTTCCGTCGAGGACCGCGAGGGACTCCACGGCAAACCGCTGCCCGAGGCCGAAGCGGCCATCGCCGAACTGGGCGGCCCCCGTACCACGCACGTCCGGGTCAGTGAGCCGCCGGCCGCCGCCGCGCCACGCCCGGTCACCACCGAGGCACTGCAGCTGCCCGCCTTCGACGTGGGGGAGGAGGTCGCCACCAGGGACGCCTTCGGCAAGGCGCTTGCCGCGCTCGGCGGCGCCCGCGGCGACGTCGTCGCCCTGGACGGCGAGGTCGGTGATTCCACCCGGACCGAGGAGTTCGCCAAGGCCCACCCCAACCGGTTCTTCGAGTGCTACATCGCCGAGCAACAGCTCGTCGCCTCCGCTGCGGGCATGGCCGTGCGCGGCTGGGTGCCGTACGCATCGACGTTCGCTGCGTTCCTCACCCGCGCCCACGACTTCATTCGCATGGCGTCCATCAGCGGCCTGGGCATCAACCTGGTCGGCTCGCACGCCGGGGTCGCGATCGGCCAGGACGGGCCCTCGCAGATGGGGCTGGAGGACCTGGCGATGTTCCGCGCCGTGCACGGCTCCACCGTGTTCTACCCGTGCGACGCCAACCAGACCGCGAAGCTGGTCGCGGCCATGGCCAGCCTCGACGGCATCCGCTATCTGCGCACCACGCGCGGCAGGACCCCGGTGGTCTACGGCCCCGGTGAGGAGTTCGGGGCTGGCGGCAGCAGGACGCTGCGCAGCAGCGAGGACGACCGGCTGACGGTCGTGGCGGCCGGGGTCACCGTGCACGAGGCGCTCGCCGCCGCCGACCGGCTCGCCGAGGACGGCATCCGGGTACGAGTCATCGACCTCTATTCCGTCAAGCCCGTCGACGCGGACACACTGCGCGGGGCCGCCGAGGAGACCGGCTGCCTCCTCACGGTCGAGGACCACCACGCCGAGGGCGGCCTCGGGGACGCCGTCGCAGAGGTGTTCGCCGACGGTCGACCCGGGCCCCGCACGGTGCGGCTCGCCGTGCGTACCATGCCCGGCTCGGCCGCTCCCGACGAACAGTTGCACGCGGCCGGCATCGACGCCGCGGGTATTTCGGCGGCGGTCAGGCTGCTGGTGGAGGAGACGGTGGCGCGATGA
- a CDS encoding GvpL/GvpF family gas vesicle protein, translating to MSGLRYVYAVCRPFGTPLQTQLTGIGGAPPALLRHRGLVAVVSTVPRSDFAGEALRAHLADPDWLTATTRSHQGVIDALTTVTTPLPLRLATVFPDDSGVRTMIENREDDFRNTLNRLAGRVEWGVKVYLEPEPGGPAGLAVEPTDGRGRPHRREAGTRAQEERQQRAGTFAQALHERLSQHACDVRLRTPQESPPSREESPRAAEPGRNVLDAAYLVPRTHSEEFVELVDRAKGEAPGVRVVLTGPWAAYSFTGESTAEGIKG from the coding sequence ATGAGCGGTCTGCGCTACGTGTACGCCGTCTGTCGTCCCTTCGGGACTCCCCTGCAAACCCAGCTCACGGGCATCGGGGGCGCCCCACCTGCGTTGCTGCGTCATCGCGGGCTGGTCGCGGTCGTCAGTACGGTTCCGCGGTCCGACTTCGCCGGGGAAGCCCTCAGAGCCCACCTGGCCGACCCGGACTGGTTGACCGCGACCACACGCTCGCACCAGGGCGTGATCGACGCGCTCACCACGGTCACCACTCCGCTGCCGCTGCGGCTGGCGACCGTCTTTCCGGACGACAGCGGGGTGCGCACGATGATCGAGAACCGCGAGGACGACTTCCGGAACACCCTGAACCGCCTGGCCGGCCGGGTGGAGTGGGGCGTGAAGGTGTATCTGGAGCCCGAGCCTGGCGGGCCCGCCGGGCTCGCGGTGGAACCCACGGACGGGCGGGGTCGGCCGCACCGCCGGGAGGCAGGCACTCGCGCCCAGGAGGAGAGGCAGCAGCGGGCCGGTACGTTCGCGCAGGCCCTGCACGAGCGGCTTTCCCAGCACGCCTGTGACGTCCGGTTGCGCACCCCGCAGGAATCCCCGCCTTCCAGGGAGGAGTCCCCGCGAGCCGCGGAGCCGGGCCGGAACGTGCTGGATGCGGCCTATCTGGTGCCACGCACGCACTCCGAGGAATTCGTGGAACTGGTGGACCGCGCGAAGGGCGAGGCCCCCGGGGTCCGGGTCGTACTCACCGGTCCCTGGGCCGCCTACTCGTTCACGGGGGAAAGTACGGCTGAGGGCATCAAGGGATGA
- a CDS encoding class I SAM-dependent methyltransferase yields the protein MPKARETAVYTHGHHESVLRSHTWRTAANSAAYLLGSLKPGMTVLDIGCGPGTITADLAELVPEGQVTGVDIAPGILERARATAAGRGLANVSFAVADVHALDYPDDTFCMVHAHQVLQHVGDPVQALREMRRVTKPGGYVAVRDADYAAMTWYPTVPGLDQWLDLYERVARAGGGEPDAGRRLKAWALAAGFRDIIVTTGTWTFTTDAERAWWSGLWADRTVSSAYAERATSGGHATAEELRAVAEAWREWGRQEDGWFAVLHGEILCRVEV from the coding sequence ATGCCGAAAGCGCGAGAGACCGCCGTCTACACGCACGGGCACCACGAGTCGGTGCTGCGATCGCACACCTGGCGCACTGCCGCCAACTCCGCGGCCTATCTGCTGGGCTCGCTCAAGCCCGGCATGACGGTCCTGGACATCGGCTGCGGCCCGGGGACCATCACCGCCGACTTGGCGGAACTGGTTCCCGAGGGCCAGGTCACCGGGGTCGACATCGCACCGGGAATCCTGGAACGGGCCCGGGCCACCGCTGCCGGACGCGGTCTGGCGAACGTCAGCTTCGCGGTCGCCGACGTGCACGCCCTGGACTACCCGGACGACACCTTCTGCATGGTCCACGCCCACCAGGTGCTCCAGCACGTCGGCGATCCGGTGCAGGCGTTGCGGGAGATGCGCCGGGTGACGAAACCGGGCGGGTACGTCGCCGTGCGCGACGCGGACTATGCGGCGATGACGTGGTATCCGACGGTTCCAGGCCTGGACCAGTGGCTCGATCTCTACGAGCGGGTGGCCCGCGCGGGCGGCGGCGAGCCGGACGCCGGGCGGCGACTGAAGGCGTGGGCGCTGGCCGCGGGGTTCCGGGACATCATCGTCACCACCGGCACTTGGACGTTCACCACCGACGCCGAGCGGGCCTGGTGGAGCGGCCTGTGGGCGGACCGCACCGTCTCCTCGGCCTATGCCGAGCGGGCCACATCAGGGGGCCACGCGACAGCGGAGGAATTGCGGGCGGTCGCGGAGGCCTGGCGGGAGTGGGGAAGGCAGGAGGACGGCTGGTTCGCAGTCCTGCACGGGGAGATTCTGTGCCGCGTGGAAGTCTGA
- a CDS encoding histidine phosphatase family protein → MRLLLVRHGQTRSNVRQLLDTAAPGPGLTPLGEAQAAALPEALADEDIEALYTSTLVRTQLTAAPLAAARGLNQIIRDGIRELSAGDLEMLPGHSRGAERYLRTVFAWAAGDTAPRIPGGENGKEALARYDAVIAEAAVSGARTVAMISHGAAIRVWTAARAVNLDVTFAVARPLRNTGVVILEGTPADGWKALRWEGATVEPAGESGPAGEPLDHTR, encoded by the coding sequence ATGCGCCTGCTTCTGGTCCGCCACGGCCAGACCCGGTCCAATGTGCGGCAACTGCTGGACACTGCCGCCCCGGGCCCCGGGCTGACCCCGCTCGGCGAGGCGCAAGCCGCCGCACTGCCCGAGGCCCTCGCCGACGAGGACATCGAAGCCCTGTACACGTCCACTCTCGTACGCACCCAGCTCACAGCCGCCCCACTGGCCGCCGCCCGCGGCCTGAACCAGATCATCCGCGACGGAATCCGCGAGCTGTCCGCCGGTGATCTGGAGATGCTTCCCGGCCACTCGCGCGGGGCCGAGCGGTATCTGCGAACCGTGTTTGCCTGGGCGGCCGGGGACACTGCACCGCGCATCCCTGGCGGGGAGAACGGCAAGGAGGCCCTCGCCCGGTACGACGCCGTGATCGCCGAGGCGGCCGTGAGCGGTGCCCGCACCGTGGCCATGATCAGCCACGGCGCCGCGATCCGTGTGTGGACCGCCGCCCGGGCAGTCAACCTTGACGTGACCTTCGCCGTCGCCCGCCCACTGCGGAACACCGGTGTGGTGATCCTCGAAGGCACCCCGGCCGACGGCTGGAAGGCCCTGCGCTGGGAGGGCGCCACCGTGGAACCGGCCGGCGAGAGCGGCCCGGCGGGGGAGCCGTTGGATCACACCCGATAA
- a CDS encoding ABC-F family ATP-binding cassette domain-containing protein produces MGHLEAAHLEYHLPDGRALLGDVSFRVGEGTSVALVGPNGAGKTTLLKLVSGELKPHGGTVTVSGGLGVMPQFVGSVRDETTVRDLLVSVAPPRIRAAAGAVDEAEHAIMTVDDEAAQLTYAQALADWAEARGYEAETLWDMCTTAALGVPYERAQWRQVRSLSGGEQKRLVLEALLRGTDEVLLLDEPDNYLDVPGKRWLEEQLKGTRKTVLFVSHDRELLARAAEKIVSVEPGPAGADTWVHGGGFATYHDARRERFARFEELRRRWDEKHAQLRKLVLNLRQAAAVSHEMASRYQAAQTRLRKFEEAGPPPEPPREQDITMRLKGGRTGVRALTCNGLELTGLMRPFDLEVFYGERVAVLGSNGSGKSHFLRLLAGGDVAHTGAFRLGARVQPGHFAQTHAHPELQGRTLLDILWKDHSQDRGAAMSRLRRYELTQQAERAFDRLSGGQQARFQILLLELAGATALLLDEPTDNLDLESAEALQEGLESFEGTVLAVTHDRWFARSFDRFLVFGSDGRVRETPDPVWDERRVQRAR; encoded by the coding sequence ATGGGACACCTGGAAGCCGCGCACCTCGAGTACCACCTGCCCGATGGAAGGGCCCTGCTCGGGGACGTGTCGTTCCGGGTGGGCGAAGGCACCTCCGTCGCCTTGGTCGGCCCCAACGGCGCCGGCAAGACGACCCTGCTGAAGCTGGTCTCCGGCGAGCTGAAGCCGCACGGAGGCACCGTCACCGTCAGTGGCGGGCTCGGCGTGATGCCCCAGTTCGTGGGTTCCGTACGGGACGAGACGACCGTACGCGACCTCCTCGTCTCGGTCGCCCCGCCGCGCATCCGAGCGGCGGCCGGAGCCGTTGACGAGGCCGAGCACGCCATCATGACCGTCGACGACGAGGCCGCCCAGCTGACGTACGCCCAGGCCCTCGCCGACTGGGCCGAGGCGCGCGGCTACGAGGCCGAAACGCTGTGGGACATGTGCACCACCGCCGCGCTCGGCGTGCCGTACGAGCGGGCACAGTGGCGACAGGTGCGCTCCCTGTCCGGCGGCGAACAGAAACGCCTCGTGCTGGAGGCGCTGCTGCGCGGCACCGATGAGGTGCTGCTCCTGGACGAGCCGGACAACTACCTCGACGTTCCCGGCAAGCGCTGGCTGGAGGAACAGCTCAAGGGGACCCGCAAGACCGTGCTGTTCGTCTCCCACGACCGCGAACTCCTCGCCCGCGCAGCCGAGAAGATCGTCTCCGTCGAGCCGGGGCCCGCCGGGGCCGACACCTGGGTGCACGGCGGCGGCTTTGCCACCTACCACGACGCCCGCCGTGAACGCTTCGCCCGCTTCGAGGAGTTGCGCCGCCGCTGGGACGAGAAACACGCCCAGTTGAGGAAACTGGTCCTGAACCTCCGTCAGGCCGCTGCCGTCAGTCACGAGATGGCATCCCGCTACCAGGCCGCACAGACCCGGCTGCGCAAGTTCGAGGAGGCCGGACCACCGCCCGAGCCGCCGCGCGAGCAGGACATCACCATGCGCCTGAAGGGCGGCCGTACCGGTGTGAGAGCCCTGACCTGTAACGGTCTTGAACTGACCGGCCTGATGCGGCCGTTCGACCTGGAGGTCTTCTACGGCGAACGGGTCGCCGTCCTCGGCTCCAACGGCTCCGGGAAATCACACTTCCTGCGCCTGCTGGCCGGCGGCGATGTGGCGCACACCGGCGCGTTCAGGTTGGGCGCACGGGTCCAGCCCGGCCATTTCGCGCAGACCCACGCCCACCCCGAACTCCAGGGCCGCACCCTTCTCGACATCCTCTGGAAGGATCACTCCCAGGACCGGGGCGCCGCCATGTCCCGGCTCCGCCGCTACGAGCTGACCCAACAGGCCGAACGTGCATTCGATCGCCTCTCCGGTGGTCAGCAGGCCCGCTTCCAGATCCTGCTGCTGGAACTGGCGGGAGCCACCGCACTCCTGCTGGACGAGCCGACCGACAACCTCGACCTGGAATCGGCCGAAGCCTTGCAGGAAGGCCTGGAATCGTTCGAGGGCACCGTCCTCGCGGTCACCCACGACCGCTGGTTCGCCCGCTCCTTCGACCGCTTCCTGGTCTTTGGCAGCGACGGCCGCGTCCGCGAGACCCCCGATCCGGTCTGGGACGAACGCAGGGTGCAACGCGCACGCTGA
- a CDS encoding DUF6158 family protein: MTGVDASRLDDQQLMKELETIHRTRHDTLLYGSNDALRAHNERMAQLEGEYLRRNPRRLVSAGRTREGARERGCGESTTPDTAGN; the protein is encoded by the coding sequence ATGACCGGAGTCGACGCCAGCCGGCTGGACGACCAGCAGCTCATGAAGGAGCTGGAGACGATCCACCGTACGCGCCACGACACCCTCCTCTACGGCTCGAACGACGCACTGCGGGCCCACAATGAGCGCATGGCCCAACTGGAGGGCGAGTACCTGCGCCGCAACCCGCGCCGCCTGGTGAGCGCGGGCCGCACCCGCGAGGGCGCCCGTGAGCGCGGCTGCGGCGAATCCACGACTCCGGACACGGCCGGCAACTGA
- a CDS encoding DUF2795 domain-containing protein, which yields MQRGSDRLSVYRDDEMKHELKDLLRSGHPTRVEEWHDPEPTADDDPEVWSGPVAPGQTGASVGAVRLVLARYLNRHLFPAKAGELARVLRRGNAPGALIDAVADLPRRERYGTRYENVQQLAEALVGRA from the coding sequence ATGCAGCGAGGCAGTGACCGGCTGAGCGTCTACCGGGACGATGAGATGAAGCACGAGCTCAAGGACCTGCTCAGGTCCGGGCATCCCACGCGCGTCGAGGAGTGGCATGATCCGGAGCCGACGGCGGACGACGACCCGGAGGTCTGGAGCGGTCCGGTGGCTCCCGGGCAGACCGGTGCGTCGGTGGGGGCGGTCCGGCTGGTTCTGGCCCGGTATCTGAACCGGCATCTCTTCCCGGCGAAGGCGGGCGAGCTGGCCCGGGTGCTGCGCCGGGGCAATGCGCCCGGTGCGTTGATCGACGCGGTGGCGGATCTCCCGCGCCGGGAGCGGTACGGGACACGGTATGAGAACGTGCAGCAGCTGGCGGAGGCGCTGGTGGGCCGCGCGTGA
- a CDS encoding aminotransferase class I/II-fold pyridoxal phosphate-dependent enzyme has product MRLTDPEGHGPVRYGPPLPDDGLPVLPDLTAVLAAAAGRADAQPIGGAPALLEAACGYWTRRGLPCVPDHVAAGPGAPALLLAVTAALAGDGADVLVPRPCAAWWAPYARLLGRPVFHVPTPAGSGGVPDPYALLETIRRVRVEGGDPRLLVLSVADDPTATVAPPELLHETVEAATAEGLHLVSDETWRDTLHAPHETVLLSPAEMRPDRVTVVTDLAGALLPPAWPAAVARFPATEPGQHLHARVLDILTALGARIAAPVAVAAGYALDEPPPVAERRTATVRLHARVAAAAHAAIVAAGALTRPPQAGRHLYVDLGPLREPLTARGVGDAQELEDFLTARLGMPASGGHRFGDDLGALRVRLATGPLLGSTDEERTESLTSPAPLELPHVQRSLISLKSVLDDLRDDAQRGEPLR; this is encoded by the coding sequence ATGCGTCTGACGGACCCCGAGGGCCACGGCCCCGTCCGCTACGGCCCACCACTGCCCGACGACGGTCTGCCCGTGCTACCCGACCTCACCGCCGTACTCGCCGCCGCTGCGGGCCGCGCCGACGCCCAGCCCATCGGAGGCGCCCCCGCCCTGCTGGAGGCGGCCTGCGGCTACTGGACACGGCGCGGGCTGCCCTGCGTACCCGACCACGTCGCGGCCGGCCCCGGCGCTCCCGCGTTGCTGCTCGCCGTCACCGCCGCGCTCGCCGGGGACGGTGCCGACGTCCTCGTACCCCGCCCCTGCGCCGCATGGTGGGCACCCTACGCCCGGCTGCTGGGCCGACCCGTCTTCCACGTACCCACACCCGCCGGGAGCGGCGGCGTCCCCGATCCCTACGCCCTGTTGGAAACCATCCGGCGCGTCCGCGTCGAAGGCGGCGACCCGCGGCTGCTGGTGCTATCCGTCGCCGACGATCCCACCGCCACCGTCGCCCCGCCCGAATTGCTGCACGAGACGGTTGAAGCCGCGACGGCTGAGGGACTCCACCTGGTCAGCGACGAGACCTGGCGCGACACGCTGCACGCTCCGCACGAGACCGTCCTGCTCAGCCCCGCGGAGATGCGCCCCGATCGGGTCACCGTGGTCACCGACCTCGCCGGCGCCCTGCTACCCCCTGCCTGGCCCGCCGCCGTCGCCCGCTTCCCGGCGACCGAACCCGGACAACACCTCCACGCACGCGTGCTCGACATCCTCACCGCGCTCGGCGCACGCATCGCCGCACCCGTCGCCGTGGCCGCCGGATACGCATTGGACGAACCCCCACCCGTCGCGGAGCGCCGCACGGCCACCGTACGACTCCACGCCCGTGTGGCCGCGGCTGCGCACGCCGCGATCGTGGCCGCGGGCGCCCTCACCCGGCCACCACAGGCCGGCCGCCACCTGTACGTCGACCTCGGACCGCTGCGCGAACCGCTCACTGCCCGGGGAGTCGGCGACGCACAGGAACTGGAAGACTTCCTCACCGCCCGGCTCGGTATGCCCGCCTCCGGCGGCCACCGCTTCGGCGACGACCTCGGGGCGCTGCGCGTACGACTCGCCACGGGCCCCCTGCTGGGCAGCACGGACGAGGAACGCACGGAAAGCCTCACGTCACCCGCGCCGTTGGAACTGCCACACGTGCAACGCTCGTTGATCTCCTTGAAGTCGGTCCTCGACGATCTCCGCGACGACGCCCAGCGAGGGGAGCCCCTTCGATGA
- a CDS encoding MBL fold metallo-hydrolase: MTQQTHRSGEAATTTGAAGTTATAKPAADTATVTTPAGTRTATPAAPDRVDAPSPFATPFPPLAEPRPLGEHRFWPRTFHDRLTAPLPGLKALARFAREGSTRPGQEGLAGVPHVPYEPAPLPRVGSQALAVTWAGHASWIVRIGGLTVLTDPVWSRRIIGTPARITPVGVAWDSLPHIDAVVISHNHYDHLDAPTLRRLPRTTPVLVPAGLGPWFGRRRFTCVTELDWWEGAELCGVRFDFVPAHHWSKRTLADTCRSLWGGWVLTASGGQRLYFAGDTGYGHWFSRIGRRYPGIDLALMPIGAYDPRWWLSDVHCDPEEAVRATIDLGARRMAPMHWGTFILSAEPVLEPLTRVRTAWDQAGLDRGDLWDLPVGASRVLDLIP, encoded by the coding sequence ATGACGCAGCAGACGCACCGGTCCGGGGAGGCCGCGACAACCACGGGGGCGGCCGGCACCACCGCAACCGCGAAGCCCGCGGCGGACACGGCAACCGTGACGACCCCGGCGGGGACCAGGACCGCGACGCCCGCGGCACCCGACCGAGTCGACGCGCCGTCCCCCTTCGCCACACCGTTCCCCCCGCTGGCCGAGCCCCGCCCCCTTGGCGAACACCGGTTCTGGCCAAGGACGTTCCACGACCGGCTGACCGCCCCCCTGCCAGGCCTCAAGGCCCTCGCCCGCTTCGCCCGCGAAGGCTCCACACGCCCCGGCCAGGAGGGACTCGCCGGCGTTCCCCACGTCCCGTACGAACCCGCCCCGCTTCCTCGCGTCGGCAGCCAAGCCCTCGCCGTAACCTGGGCGGGACACGCCAGTTGGATCGTCCGGATCGGCGGGCTGACCGTCCTCACCGACCCGGTCTGGTCCCGACGCATCATCGGCACCCCGGCCCGCATCACTCCCGTCGGCGTCGCCTGGGACAGCCTGCCCCACATCGACGCCGTCGTCATCAGCCACAACCATTACGACCACCTCGACGCTCCCACCCTGCGCCGGCTCCCGCGCACCACCCCGGTACTCGTACCCGCGGGCCTCGGGCCCTGGTTCGGCCGGCGCCGGTTCACCTGCGTTACCGAACTGGACTGGTGGGAGGGGGCCGAACTCTGCGGCGTGCGCTTCGACTTCGTACCCGCCCACCACTGGTCCAAGCGCACCCTCGCCGACACCTGCCGCAGTCTCTGGGGCGGCTGGGTCCTCACCGCGTCCGGCGGACAGCGCCTCTACTTCGCCGGTGACACCGGTTACGGCCATTGGTTCTCCCGCATCGGCCGCCGTTACCCGGGCATTGACCTCGCCCTGATGCCCATCGGCGCCTACGACCCCCGCTGGTGGCTCAGCGACGTCCACTGCGATCCCGAGGAAGCCGTCCGGGCCACGATCGACCTCGGCGCGCGCCGCATGGCCCCCATGCACTGGGGCACGTTCATCCTCTCCGCCGAACCCGTTCTGGAACCGCTCACGAGAGTGCGGACGGCCTGGGACCAGGCAGGGCTGGACCGCGGCGACCTGTGGGACCTTCCCGTGGGCGCCTCCCGGGTGCTCGACCTCATCCCCTGA
- a CDS encoding DedA family protein, translating to MTLWPCAAGLAVASVSTVPPESTQRAVGYPSLFLLVLIGALVPVVPTGALVSSAAVVAFHETAPFALALVFVTASLAAFLGDVTLYWLGRRGMLSRNGSRWLDAIQARAPEERLVLARERLAGHGVAVLVLSRLVPAGRIPVMLACLLAGWPLRRFARGNAPACLAWALTYQVIGILGGSLFEEPWEGVVAAVALTVVIGAAPGLVRKFRQRHR from the coding sequence GTGACTCTGTGGCCCTGCGCCGCGGGGCTCGCTGTGGCGTCGGTGTCCACCGTGCCGCCGGAGTCGACCCAGCGGGCGGTCGGCTATCCGTCATTGTTCCTGTTGGTGCTGATCGGGGCGCTGGTGCCGGTGGTGCCGACGGGGGCACTGGTGAGTTCGGCGGCGGTGGTGGCGTTCCATGAGACGGCGCCGTTCGCGTTGGCCCTGGTGTTCGTCACGGCGTCGCTGGCCGCGTTCTTGGGGGATGTGACGCTGTACTGGCTGGGTCGGCGCGGCATGCTGTCGAGGAACGGCTCCCGGTGGCTGGATGCGATCCAGGCGCGGGCGCCGGAGGAGCGGTTGGTGCTGGCGCGGGAGCGGCTGGCCGGGCACGGGGTTGCCGTGCTGGTGTTGTCACGACTGGTGCCCGCGGGACGTATTCCGGTGATGTTGGCCTGTCTGCTGGCCGGGTGGCCACTGCGGCGGTTCGCGCGGGGCAACGCGCCGGCGTGCCTGGCATGGGCGCTGACGTACCAGGTGATCGGGATCCTGGGTGGGTCGTTGTTCGAAGAGCCGTGGGAGGGTGTGGTGGCGGCGGTGGCGCTGACCGTGGTGATCGGTGCGGCGCCGGGGCTGGTGCGGAAGTTCCGGCAGCGGCACCGGTGA
- a CDS encoding MBL fold metallo-hydrolase: MPVEITWWGHATCTVTDANTRVLTDPLFARRLVHLRRRRGGVPPAGARHADVVLVSHLHADHLHLPSLAGLAPGTRLLVPGGAPRAVPGLRRLRQLRITEVVPGDEVRIGNLLVRAVPALHDGRRLPVGPHHSPALGYVVEGEARTYFAGDTGLFEAMAEQVGPVDVALLPVGGWGPYLGEGHLDAGRAARALTRLAPRVAVPVHYGTYWPIGMDAVRPHEFHAPGDEFVRLAAVAAPQVAVYRLGHGESVRLEVAR, translated from the coding sequence GTGCCCGTGGAGATCACGTGGTGGGGTCATGCCACCTGTACGGTGACGGATGCGAACACACGGGTGCTCACCGATCCTCTGTTCGCCCGCCGGCTGGTGCATCTGCGGCGCCGGCGTGGTGGCGTACCGCCAGCGGGAGCCCGCCACGCCGACGTGGTGCTCGTCTCCCACCTGCACGCCGATCATCTGCACCTGCCCTCGCTGGCCGGACTCGCTCCGGGCACGCGGTTGCTCGTTCCGGGGGGCGCGCCGCGTGCGGTACCGGGTCTGCGTCGTCTGAGGCAGTTGCGGATCACCGAGGTGGTCCCCGGGGACGAGGTGCGGATCGGGAATCTGCTGGTCAGGGCGGTGCCTGCGCTCCATGACGGTCGGCGACTGCCGGTGGGCCCGCACCACTCCCCCGCGCTCGGCTATGTCGTGGAGGGCGAGGCACGGACCTACTTCGCCGGGGACACCGGACTGTTCGAGGCCATGGCCGAGCAGGTCGGGCCGGTGGACGTGGCACTGCTCCCGGTGGGCGGCTGGGGACCGTACCTGGGTGAGGGGCATCTGGACGCGGGGCGGGCGGCGCGGGCGCTGACCCGGCTGGCACCGCGTGTCGCGGTGCCGGTGCACTACGGCACGTACTGGCCAATCGGCATGGATGCGGTGCGCCCGCACGAATTCCACGCGCCGGGTGACGAATTCGTGCGCCTGGCAGCTGTGGCCGCGCCGCAGGTCGCGGTGTACCGGCTCGGGCACGGGGAGAGCGTCCGGCTGGAGGTCGCCCGGTGA